A window of Nitrospirota bacterium contains these coding sequences:
- a CDS encoding universal stress protein has product MKILVAHDGSEQANKALREAATIAGKTGGVLNIVTVVPDLCLMEVSDNECKTITESLFSDAKGSMKKVADEIAARGIKAEILTKEGHPAERIIETIRETGADMVVVGAHGKHGAKKFLLGSVSSKVVEHAPCHVLVIK; this is encoded by the coding sequence ATGAAAATTCTAGTCGCACATGACGGATCGGAGCAGGCGAACAAGGCGCTGCGAGAGGCAGCGACTATTGCCGGGAAGACCGGGGGAGTGCTGAACATCGTCACCGTTGTTCCGGACCTGTGCCTCATGGAGGTATCAGACAATGAATGCAAGACCATCACCGAGTCGCTGTTCTCCGATGCAAAAGGATCGATGAAGAAGGTGGCCGACGAGATCGCGGCCAGGGGGATCAAGGCCGAGATTCTGACCAAAGAGGGCCACCCGGCAGAAAGGATCATCGAGACGATCAGGGAGACCGGCGCCGATATGGTCGTGGTGGGCGCCCACGGGAAACACGGCGCAAAGAAGTTTCTGCTCGGGAGCGTATCATCGAAGGTGGTAGAGCATGCTCCTTGCCATGTTCTCGTCATAAAGTAA